Proteins from a single region of Streptomyces sp. HUAS 15-9:
- a CDS encoding helix-turn-helix domain-containing protein, producing MAHSHGKYADFEGLRERAVALRRAGLSRRQIRDRLHVDNNDILNRLLEGEPPPEWTKRPNAKDDLRARARELRLQGWTYDQIQVELGCSKSSISLWVRDLPRPERRDPTEQAKLAARKRWEHELAVRDGERRLTKASAEQEIGELSNRELFMAGVALYWAEGSKDKPYDRRENVIFVNSDPDVIELYLAWLDLLGVARDRLRFNVMIHESTDIAGAEEFWADLVGADRSAFNKTTLKKHNPKTVRLNVGENYRGCLAVRVSQGADLYRRIEGWWSGMVVAAKQRTT from the coding sequence ATGGCACATTCACACGGCAAGTACGCCGACTTCGAGGGGCTGCGGGAGCGGGCGGTCGCGCTGCGGCGAGCGGGACTGAGCCGACGGCAGATCCGCGACCGGCTGCACGTCGACAACAACGACATCCTCAACCGCCTCCTGGAGGGCGAACCGCCTCCGGAATGGACGAAACGCCCGAACGCGAAGGACGACCTGAGGGCCAGGGCGCGGGAGCTGCGACTCCAGGGCTGGACTTACGACCAGATCCAGGTGGAGCTGGGCTGCTCGAAAAGTTCGATCTCGTTGTGGGTGCGGGATCTGCCTAGGCCGGAGCGGCGCGATCCGACAGAGCAGGCCAAGCTGGCGGCCAGGAAGCGCTGGGAGCACGAGCTGGCAGTGAGGGACGGGGAGCGGCGGCTCACCAAGGCATCTGCTGAGCAGGAGATCGGCGAGCTGTCCAATCGGGAGCTATTCATGGCAGGCGTCGCCCTCTACTGGGCCGAAGGGTCGAAGGACAAGCCCTACGACCGACGCGAGAACGTCATCTTCGTCAACAGCGACCCTGACGTCATCGAGCTGTACCTGGCCTGGCTGGACCTGCTGGGTGTGGCCCGGGACCGCCTGCGGTTCAACGTCATGATCCACGAGAGTACCGATATTGCCGGCGCCGAGGAGTTCTGGGCCGATCTTGTCGGCGCCGACCGCTCGGCCTTCAACAAGACCACCCTCAAGAAGCACAACCCCAAGACGGTCCGCCTGAATGTCGGTGAGAACTACCGGGGTTGCCTCGCGGTCCGAGTCTCACAGGGAGCCGACCTGTACCGGCGCATCGAGGGGTGGTGGTCCGGGATGGTGGTAGCAGCGAAACAGCGAACCACGTAG